From a region of the Candidatus Pantoea bituminis genome:
- the purD gene encoding phosphoribosylamine--glycine ligase, translating into MKILVIGNGGREHALAWKAAQSPLAETVFVAPGNAGTALEPALQNIAINPTDIAALLEFAQREKIDLTIVGPEAPLVIGVVDAFRAAGLKIFGPTQAAAQLEGSKAFTKDFLARHKIPSAEYQNFTEVEPALAYLREKGAPIVIKADGLAAGKGVIVAMTQQEAEDAVNDMLAGNAFGDAGHRIVIEEFLEGEEASFIVMVDGENVLPMATSQDHKRVGDGDTGPNTGGMGAYSPAPVVTDEIHQRVMDQVIWPTVRGMASEGNVYTGFLYAGLMIDQSGQPKVIEFNCRFGDPETQPIMLRLQSDLVDLCLAACEGKLDQKDSKWDPRPSLGVVLAAGGYPGNYNNGDQIHGLPLEEVADGKVFHAGTRLEDDLVLTNGGRVLCVTALGDDVAAAQKRAYELTKPISWQGSFCRHDIGYRAINRK; encoded by the coding sequence ATGAAAATTTTAGTCATCGGAAATGGCGGACGTGAACATGCGCTGGCATGGAAAGCAGCTCAATCACCATTGGCTGAAACCGTTTTCGTTGCCCCGGGCAATGCGGGCACTGCATTAGAACCTGCGCTGCAAAACATCGCCATCAATCCAACGGATATCGCTGCTTTGCTGGAATTCGCTCAACGCGAAAAGATTGACCTGACGATTGTCGGTCCAGAAGCTCCGTTGGTGATTGGCGTCGTTGATGCTTTTCGCGCCGCAGGCCTGAAAATTTTTGGCCCAACGCAAGCCGCAGCCCAATTGGAAGGTTCAAAAGCCTTCACGAAAGACTTCCTGGCACGCCATAAAATTCCTTCAGCGGAATACCAGAACTTTACGGAAGTCGAACCTGCGCTGGCCTATCTGCGCGAAAAAGGCGCACCGATTGTCATCAAAGCGGACGGCCTTGCTGCGGGAAAAGGCGTTATTGTTGCGATGACGCAGCAAGAAGCTGAAGACGCCGTTAACGATATGCTGGCAGGTAATGCATTTGGCGATGCTGGACACCGCATCGTTATTGAAGAGTTTCTTGAGGGTGAAGAAGCCAGCTTTATCGTGATGGTCGATGGCGAGAACGTGTTGCCTATGGCCACCAGCCAGGATCACAAACGTGTCGGTGATGGCGATACCGGACCGAACACTGGCGGCATGGGCGCATATTCACCTGCTCCTGTCGTCACTGATGAAATCCACCAGCGTGTGATGGATCAAGTCATTTGGCCTACCGTGCGCGGCATGGCTTCAGAAGGCAACGTTTATACCGGCTTTCTGTACGCAGGCTTAATGATCGATCAATCAGGTCAGCCGAAAGTGATCGAATTTAACTGCCGCTTTGGCGATCCAGAAACTCAACCGATCATGCTGCGTCTGCAATCGGATCTGGTTGATCTTTGCCTGGCAGCCTGTGAAGGCAAACTGGATCAAAAAGATTCGAAGTGGGATCCGCGTCCTTCATTGGGCGTGGTTTTGGCAGCGGGTGGCTATCCGGGTAACTACAACAATGGCGATCAGATTCATGGTCTGCCGCTTGAAGAAGTTGCTGACGGCAAAGTCTTCCATGCTGGCACACGTCTTGAAGACGATTTGGTACTGACTAATGGTGGCCGCGTGCTGTGTGTTACGGCGTTAGGCGATGATGTGGCTGCTGCACAGAAGCGTGCGTATGAGCTAACCAAGCCTATTTCATGGCAAGGCAGCTTCTGTCGTCACGATATTGGTTATCGCGCCATTAACCGCAAGTAA
- a CDS encoding DUF1481 domain-containing protein — MTPLFRRFPTLILSLLLIGCSSTPDIPAFSASGYLADRGAVRMWRKNSDHQATHLRTIFTPFNGDAVETTDYIWLEDSLISVQRKINGDTPDDVTLRFDQEGSLNFMQRQLAGRREAVSSDSVELYKFDAQRMHKVSDALLSGRVFLKQGHWQGGNVIQTCEGQHVTPSFDALALQTLAQQQRSAHAPLMVSWLEAPEGVQLLRVSSQDDCAEQPKEADF, encoded by the coding sequence ATGACTCCGCTGTTCCGGCGTTTTCCCACCCTGATTCTCTCCTTGTTACTTATTGGGTGCAGTTCGACCCCTGATATTCCTGCTTTTTCTGCCAGTGGTTATCTTGCCGATCGCGGTGCCGTGCGTATGTGGCGCAAGAATAGCGACCATCAGGCAACGCATTTACGTACGATCTTTACTCCTTTTAATGGCGATGCGGTTGAAACCACGGATTATATCTGGCTTGAAGATTCGCTCATTAGCGTGCAGCGAAAAATCAACGGCGATACGCCAGATGATGTCACGCTGCGTTTTGACCAGGAAGGCAGCCTCAACTTTATGCAGCGGCAGCTTGCCGGACGACGTGAAGCTGTTAGCTCAGATTCAGTCGAACTCTATAAGTTTGACGCTCAGCGCATGCATAAAGTGAGTGATGCACTGTTAAGTGGCCGCGTGTTTCTCAAGCAAGGCCATTGGCAAGGCGGCAACGTCATTCAAACTTGTGAAGGGCAGCATGTGACGCCTTCATTTGATGCACTGGCGTTACAGACTTTAGCGCAGCAGCAGCGTAGCGCGCATGCGCCGTTGATGGTTTCATGGCTGGAAGCACCGGAAGGTGTTCAGTTGTTGCGAGTCAGTTCGCAGGATGATTGCGCAGAGCAACCTAAAGAAGCGGATTTTTGA
- the hupA gene encoding nucleoid-associated protein HU-alpha: MNKTQLIDVIAEKADLSKTQAKAALESTLAAITESLKDGDAVQLVGFGTFKVNHRAERTGRNPQTGNEIKIAAANVPAFVSGKALKDAVK, encoded by the coding sequence ATGAACAAGACTCAACTGATTGATGTAATCGCAGAAAAAGCTGACCTGTCTAAAACCCAGGCAAAGGCAGCGCTGGAATCAACTCTGGCTGCGATCACTGAGTCTCTGAAAGATGGTGATGCTGTACAACTGGTTGGTTTTGGTACTTTTAAAGTGAACCACCGCGCTGAGCGTACCGGTCGCAACCCGCAGACTGGCAATGAGATCAAAATCGCTGCAGCAAACGTACCGGCATTCGTGTCTGGTAAAGCGCTGAAAGACGCCGTTAAGTAA
- a CDS encoding YjaG family protein, producing MLQNPVHLRLAKLESWQHLTFMACLCERMYPNYWAFCEQTQFADPALYRRILDLIWENLTVKDAKINFDSQLEKLEAAIPDGEAFEVYGVYPAIDACVALSEVLHAQLSGETLEHAIEVSESSITTIAMLEMTQAGREMTDEELRENPAIIDEWDLQWEIFRLLADCEERDLELIKGLRSDLREAGISNIGIKFQQ from the coding sequence ATGTTACAAAATCCCGTTCATCTGCGTCTGGCAAAGCTGGAAAGCTGGCAACACCTGACCTTTATGGCTTGCCTGTGCGAACGCATGTATCCCAATTACTGGGCTTTTTGCGAGCAGACGCAGTTTGCCGATCCAGCACTTTACCGTCGTATTCTCGATTTGATTTGGGAAAACCTGACGGTCAAAGATGCAAAGATTAATTTTGATAGCCAACTTGAGAAGCTGGAAGCTGCTATTCCTGATGGCGAAGCTTTTGAGGTTTACGGCGTTTATCCGGCTATCGATGCCTGTGTGGCATTAAGCGAAGTGCTCCATGCACAGTTAAGTGGTGAGACGCTGGAACATGCCATTGAAGTCAGCGAAAGCTCAATCACCACGATAGCGATGCTGGAAATGACTCAGGCAGGTCGTGAAATGACCGATGAAGAGCTGCGTGAAAACCCAGCAATAATCGATGAATGGGACCTGCAATGGGAGATTTTTCGCCTGCTCGCGGACTGTGAAGAGCGTGACCTTGAATTAATCAAAGGACTCCGATCGGACCTGCGTGAAGCGGGAATCAGTAACATCGGTATAAAATTTCAGCAGTAA
- the nfi gene encoding deoxyribonuclease V (cleaves DNA at apurinic or apyrimidinic sites): MDIAALRAEQLQRAADVVREDDFDVLPPRFIGGADVGFEQEGTITRAALVILEYPSLKLVEHRIARIETTMPYIPGFLSFREYPALMAAWQMLEQKPDLLFVDGHGISHPRRLGVASHFGLLVDVPTIGVAKRRLCGRYQDVDPQPGSRQPLIDKGEQIGWVWRSKQRCNPLFIATGHRVSLDSALHWVENCTRGYRLPEPTRWADAVASNRTAFQRWQNTL, translated from the coding sequence ATGGATATTGCCGCACTACGTGCCGAGCAGCTTCAACGCGCCGCAGACGTGGTGCGTGAGGATGATTTTGACGTGTTGCCGCCACGCTTTATCGGCGGCGCAGACGTTGGCTTTGAGCAAGAGGGTACTATCACGCGTGCCGCTCTGGTCATCCTTGAGTATCCTTCTCTGAAGCTGGTGGAACATCGCATTGCGCGTATCGAAACCACCATGCCATATATTCCCGGTTTTCTCTCTTTCCGTGAGTATCCCGCGTTAATGGCGGCATGGCAGATGCTTGAGCAAAAACCCGATCTGTTATTTGTTGATGGTCACGGTATTTCGCATCCTCGTCGGCTGGGTGTTGCATCGCACTTTGGCTTGCTGGTGGATGTTCCTACGATTGGCGTCGCTAAGCGTCGCTTATGTGGTCGTTATCAAGACGTTGACCCACAACCGGGGAGCCGCCAGCCGCTGATCGACAAAGGTGAGCAAATCGGTTGGGTATGGCGTAGCAAACAGCGTTGTAACCCCTTGTTCATTGCGACCGGGCATCGTGTTAGCCTGGACAGTGCGCTGCATTGGGTTGAAAACTGTACGCGCGGCTATCGTTTGCCTGAGCCTACGCGCTGGGCGGATGCTGTCGCTTCAAATCGTACCGCCTTTCAGCGTTGGCAAAACACGCTTTAA
- the hemE gene encoding uroporphyrinogen decarboxylase encodes MTELKNDRYLRALLRQPVDVTPVWMMRQAGRYLPEYKATRAEAGDFMSLCKNAELACEVTLQPLRRYELDAAILFSDILTIPDAMGLGLYFETGEGPRFSNPITCRADVERLPIPDPEQELGYVMNAVRTIRKNLKGEVPLIGFSGSPWTLATYMVEGGSSKAFTKIKKMMYADPTTLHAMLNKLADSVILYLNAQIRAGAQSVMVFDTWGGVLTGRDYREFSLYYMHKIVDSVLHENEGRRVPITLFTKGGGQWLEAMAETGCDALGLDWTTDIGDARRRVGDKVALQGNMDPSMLYAPPARIEQEVAGILESFGKGDGHVFNLGHGIHQDVPPEHAGTFVEAVHRLSRPWHQE; translated from the coding sequence ATGACTGAACTGAAGAATGATCGTTATCTGCGCGCCCTGTTACGTCAGCCGGTTGATGTCACGCCGGTCTGGATGATGCGACAAGCTGGGCGTTATTTACCGGAATACAAAGCGACCCGCGCCGAAGCCGGCGATTTTATGTCGCTGTGTAAAAACGCCGAGCTGGCTTGCGAAGTTACGCTACAGCCGCTGCGTCGTTATGAACTGGATGCGGCGATCCTCTTCAGCGATATCTTAACGATTCCCGATGCGATGGGGCTTGGACTTTACTTCGAAACCGGTGAAGGCCCGCGCTTTTCAAACCCAATTACCTGTCGAGCCGATGTTGAGCGCCTGCCGATCCCCGATCCTGAACAGGAACTGGGTTATGTTATGAACGCTGTGCGCACTATTCGTAAGAATTTAAAAGGCGAAGTGCCGCTGATTGGTTTCTCAGGCAGCCCGTGGACGTTGGCAACGTATATGGTCGAAGGCGGCAGCAGCAAAGCCTTTACTAAAATCAAAAAGATGATGTACGCCGATCCCACAACGCTGCATGCGATGCTGAACAAGCTGGCAGACAGCGTCATTTTGTACTTGAATGCACAGATACGTGCCGGTGCGCAGTCGGTAATGGTGTTCGATACTTGGGGTGGGGTGTTGACGGGTCGAGATTATCGCGAGTTCTCGCTTTATTACATGCATAAAATTGTCGATAGCGTTTTGCATGAAAATGAAGGGCGCCGCGTGCCGATTACGCTGTTCACCAAAGGTGGCGGGCAATGGCTGGAAGCGATGGCGGAAACGGGTTGTGATGCGCTCGGCCTCGACTGGACAACTGATATCGGTGACGCTCGCCGTCGCGTAGGTGACAAAGTCGCCTTGCAAGGCAACATGGATCCTTCCATGCTTTATGCACCACCTGCACGTATTGAGCAGGAAGTCGCGGGAATTCTGGAAAGCTTTGGCAAAGGTGATGGTCACGTATTCAACCTGGGTCACGGCATTCATCAGGATGTCCCACCTGAACACGCGGGCACGTTTGTTGAAGCCGTGCATCGCTTATCTCGTCCATGGCATCAGGAGTAA
- the nudC gene encoding NAD(+) diphosphatase has translation MQFEITSVDAGWWVVSHEQKLWLPQGELPHGPAEKFGLTGTKGQVIGEWLGEKVWLICEARSESMFSVRQLIDEEVGLFQLAGRGVQLAEFYRSHRWCGYCGHEMNRSKHEFACLCSHCRERYYPQIAPCIIVAIRRGDEILLANHARQRNNIYTVLAGFVEVGETLEQAVAREVMEESNVRVKNVRYVTSQPWPFPQSLMVAFMAEYESGDLQHDGKELLDAGWFRYDALPMLPPPGTVARRLIEDTVAICRAGA, from the coding sequence ATGCAATTCGAGATCACAAGCGTAGACGCTGGATGGTGGGTTGTCAGCCATGAGCAAAAACTTTGGCTGCCACAAGGTGAATTACCGCATGGACCTGCAGAAAAATTCGGTCTGACTGGCACTAAAGGTCAGGTCATCGGCGAGTGGCTGGGTGAAAAAGTGTGGCTCATTTGCGAAGCGCGATCTGAAAGCATGTTCTCGGTACGTCAATTAATCGATGAAGAAGTTGGCCTGTTTCAACTCGCTGGGCGCGGTGTTCAACTGGCAGAGTTTTATCGATCCCATCGCTGGTGCGGCTATTGCGGTCACGAAATGAACCGCAGCAAACATGAATTTGCCTGTTTGTGCAGTCATTGTCGTGAGCGTTATTACCCGCAGATCGCGCCTTGTATCATTGTTGCGATTCGTCGGGGTGATGAAATCCTGCTGGCGAATCATGCGCGACAACGTAATAACATTTATACCGTGCTGGCGGGATTCGTCGAGGTGGGCGAAACGCTGGAGCAAGCTGTGGCGCGTGAAGTGATGGAAGAGAGCAATGTGCGGGTTAAAAATGTGCGTTACGTGACGTCACAACCCTGGCCTTTTCCACAATCATTGATGGTGGCGTTTATGGCTGAGTATGAGAGCGGGGATCTGCAACATGACGGCAAAGAGTTGCTGGATGCAGGTTGGTTCCGCTATGACGCGCTGCCAATGCTACCGCCGCCAGGCACCGTGGCGCGCCGCTTGATAGAAGATACCGTCGCCATCTGCCGCGCCGGAGCATAA
- the rsd gene encoding sigma D regulator produces the protein MLNQLDVLAERVGGSNELVDSWLEARRQLLVAYYHLVGLKPNKEALTTLDEQALDNFCHGLVDYLSAGHFNIYERIISEMSGDSPMIAAAQIYPPLEANTERLMQLYDGHLQQAIDDDNCVTFQKALSEVGEVLETRFTLEDKLIQLAWDQQLARPPVANDSQMARPA, from the coding sequence ATGCTTAACCAGTTAGACGTCCTGGCCGAGCGCGTAGGTGGCAGCAACGAACTGGTGGATTCGTGGCTTGAAGCCCGTCGCCAACTCTTAGTCGCCTATTACCATTTGGTAGGATTGAAACCCAATAAAGAAGCTTTAACGACGCTGGATGAACAGGCGTTGGATAATTTTTGTCACGGCTTGGTGGATTACCTTTCTGCCGGACACTTCAATATTTACGAGCGCATTATTAGTGAAATGAGTGGCGACAGTCCGATGATTGCTGCTGCGCAGATCTATCCGCCGCTTGAAGCCAATACGGAACGTTTGATGCAGCTGTATGATGGTCATTTGCAACAGGCAATTGACGATGATAACTGCGTGACTTTCCAGAAAGCGCTTTCTGAAGTCGGCGAAGTTTTAGAAACCCGCTTCACGCTGGAAGATAAATTGATTCAGCTGGCGTGGGATCAACAGCTGGCGCGCCCGCCGGTCGCCAATGACAGCCAGATGGCTCGTCCCGCTTAA
- the thiC gene encoding phosphomethylpyrimidine synthase ThiC, with the protein MSTSKTNRREQRAQAQEFIDSLQGGSAFPHSKRIWITGSRADIRVPMREIQLSATQIGGTKDEPRFEENEAVPVYDTAGAYGDPDAQIDVHRGLEKLRAGWINDRDDSENLTQISSTYTQQRLADDGLDHLRFEHLPQPRRAKAGRRVTQLHYARQGIITPEMEYIALRENMGRERIRGEVLLQQHPGYSFGANLPENITPEFVRQEVAEGRAIIPANINHPESEPMIIGRNFLVKVNANIGNSAVTSSIEEEVEKLVWSTRWGADTVMDLSTGRYIHETREWILRNSPVPIGTVPIYQALEKVNGVAEDLNWEIFRDTLLEQAEQGVDYFTIHAGVLLRYVPMTAKRLTGIVSRGGSIMAKWCLSHHKESFLYQHFREICEICAAYDVSLSLGDGLRPGSIQDANDEAQFAELHTLGELTKIAWEYDVQVMIEGPGHVPMQMIRRNMTEQLEHCHEAPFYTLGPLTTDIAPGYDHFTSGIGAAMIGWFGCAMLCYVTPKEHLGLPNKEDVKQGLITYKIAAHAADLAKGHPGAQIRDNAMSKARFEFRWEDQFNLALDPHTARAYHDETLPQESGKVAHFCSMCGPKFCSMKITQEVREYAAQQEAAAQPIEMGMAQMSENFRSRGGELYHPADTTLEEKL; encoded by the coding sequence ATGTCTACTTCGAAAACCAATCGTCGCGAACAACGCGCCCAGGCGCAGGAATTTATCGATTCCCTGCAAGGCGGCAGTGCATTCCCCCACTCTAAACGCATTTGGATTACCGGTAGCCGTGCTGACATTCGCGTGCCAATGCGTGAAATTCAACTCAGCGCCACCCAAATTGGCGGTACCAAGGACGAACCTCGCTTCGAAGAGAATGAAGCCGTGCCGGTGTATGACACGGCAGGCGCTTATGGTGATCCAGACGCGCAGATTGATGTGCATCGCGGTCTTGAAAAACTGCGTGCTGGCTGGATTAACGATCGCGATGACAGCGAAAATCTCACGCAAATTAGCTCGACTTACACGCAGCAGCGTTTGGCCGATGACGGTCTTGATCATTTGCGTTTCGAGCATTTACCTCAACCGCGACGTGCCAAGGCCGGTCGCCGGGTAACACAATTGCACTACGCGCGTCAGGGCATCATCACGCCAGAAATGGAGTACATCGCACTGCGAGAAAATATGGGCCGCGAGCGCATACGTGGTGAAGTGCTGCTGCAACAGCATCCGGGATACAGTTTCGGTGCTAATTTACCGGAAAATATTACGCCGGAGTTTGTGCGCCAGGAAGTCGCCGAGGGTCGCGCCATTATTCCCGCCAATATTAATCACCCCGAATCGGAGCCGATGATTATTGGTCGCAACTTTTTGGTGAAGGTGAATGCCAATATCGGGAACTCGGCAGTAACCTCCTCTATTGAAGAAGAAGTGGAAAAATTAGTGTGGTCAACGCGTTGGGGTGCTGACACGGTAATGGATCTCTCCACCGGCCGTTATATACACGAAACACGTGAGTGGATTTTGCGTAACAGCCCGGTTCCGATTGGCACCGTACCGATTTATCAGGCGCTGGAAAAAGTGAATGGCGTGGCAGAGGATCTTAACTGGGAAATCTTCCGCGATACGCTGCTAGAACAGGCTGAGCAAGGTGTCGACTACTTTACGATTCATGCTGGCGTGCTGCTGCGTTACGTGCCGATGACGGCAAAACGCCTGACCGGCATTGTCTCGCGTGGCGGTTCGATTATGGCCAAATGGTGCCTGTCACATCACAAAGAGAGCTTTCTCTATCAGCATTTTCGGGAGATTTGTGAAATTTGCGCCGCATACGACGTCTCGCTTTCGTTGGGAGATGGCTTACGCCCAGGTTCTATTCAGGATGCCAACGATGAAGCGCAGTTTGCCGAGCTGCATACGTTGGGTGAATTGACGAAGATTGCCTGGGAATATGACGTACAGGTAATGATTGAAGGCCCTGGCCACGTTCCGATGCAGATGATACGCCGCAACATGACCGAACAGCTTGAACATTGCCATGAAGCCCCTTTTTATACGCTCGGCCCACTAACAACTGACATCGCACCGGGTTACGATCACTTCACTTCCGGTATTGGCGCAGCCATGATTGGCTGGTTTGGCTGTGCGATGCTGTGTTACGTCACGCCAAAAGAGCATCTTGGCTTGCCGAATAAAGAAGATGTAAAGCAAGGCTTAATCACTTACAAAATTGCTGCTCACGCCGCCGATCTCGCCAAAGGGCATCCTGGCGCGCAAATTCGCGATAACGCCATGTCCAAAGCGCGTTTCGAATTCCGTTGGGAAGATCAGTTTAATCTGGCGTTAGATCCCCATACCGCGCGCGCCTATCACGATGAAACTCTACCGCAAGAATCGGGCAAGGTGGCGCATTTTTGCTCAATGTGTGGCCCGAAATTTTGCTCAATGAAAATCACGCAGGAAGTGCGTGAATATGCCGCACAACAAGAAGCCGCAGCGCAGCCGATTGAAATGGGTATGGCGCAGATGTCTGAAAATTTTCGCAGTCGTGGAGGTGAGCTTTATCACCCAGCGGATACGACTCTGGAGGAAAAATTATGA
- the thiE gene encoding thiamine phosphate synthase: MNAFPTTSPRLGLYPVVDNVEWIERLLKAGVRTLQLRIKDQPDEAVEPAIVQAIALGKQYRARLFINDYWRLAIKHNAYGVHLGQEDLDVANLALINQAGLRLGISTHDDAELDRALALRPSYIALGHIFPTQTKEMPSAPQGLTELKRHLARLQDIPTVAIGGISIARAPEVLATGVGSIAVVSAITQAADWREATRTLLALAEPEAVI; this comes from the coding sequence ATGAATGCATTTCCCACCACCTCACCACGTTTAGGGCTTTATCCGGTGGTTGATAACGTTGAGTGGATTGAACGCCTGTTGAAAGCAGGCGTGCGTACTCTTCAACTACGAATCAAAGATCAGCCTGATGAGGCAGTCGAACCCGCTATTGTTCAGGCGATCGCGTTGGGTAAGCAGTATCGTGCACGCCTGTTTATTAATGATTACTGGCGATTAGCCATCAAGCACAACGCGTATGGTGTGCATCTTGGTCAGGAGGATTTGGATGTCGCGAATTTGGCGCTGATCAATCAGGCTGGATTACGGCTGGGTATTTCCACGCATGATGATGCTGAACTGGATCGTGCACTTGCATTGCGCCCTTCCTACATTGCACTTGGACATATTTTTCCAACACAAACCAAAGAGATGCCTTCTGCGCCGCAAGGGCTGACTGAACTGAAGCGCCATCTGGCACGTTTGCAAGATATCCCCACCGTGGCGATTGGCGGTATCAGTATTGCGCGAGCGCCAGAAGTATTGGCAACCGGTGTGGGTAGCATTGCTGTGGTTAGTGCAATTACACAAGCAGCGGATTGGCGTGAAGCAACGCGAACCTTACTGGCATTGGCCGAACCGGAAGCGGTTATTTAA
- a CDS encoding aminotransferase-like domain-containing protein has product MTRYQHLATLLAQRIEQGLYRSGERLPSVRTLSAEHGVSISTVQQAYHLLEEKQLITPQPRSGYFVASRKATPPMPALTRPAQRPVEITQWDGVLELLDSRLEDDILQLGSGMPDLTQSTLKPLWKAFSRQAQKQETYLLNYDNLYGVVALREQIARLSIDSGCQLTAEDIVITTGCHEALSVSIRAVCEPGDIIAVESPSFHGIMQTLRGFGIRAIEIPTDSVSGISLEALELAFEQWPIKAVVVVPNCNNPLGFIMPENRKRALLALAQRFDAAVIEDDVYGELAWEYPRPSTIKSLDMDGRVLLCSSFSKTLAPGLRVGWVAPGRYRDRVLHMKYIVTGSTATQPQHAVADFIRQGHYLPHLRRMRQLYQRNYETFNCWVRHYFPCGICVSRPQGGFLMWVELPEAFDAVRLNRELRESHIQIAVGSLFSASGKYRNCLRLNYGLPLTDKTEQALMLVGKAIERAMATCAHETTQEQQIEILAAK; this is encoded by the coding sequence ATGACGCGCTATCAACATCTGGCAACGCTGCTGGCTCAGCGTATTGAACAGGGTCTTTATCGCAGTGGTGAACGTCTGCCCTCAGTACGTACGTTAAGCGCTGAGCATGGCGTCAGTATTAGCACCGTGCAGCAGGCGTATCATCTGCTTGAGGAGAAACAGCTAATCACGCCACAACCTCGCTCTGGCTATTTTGTTGCCTCGAGAAAAGCAACGCCGCCGATGCCTGCCTTGACGCGTCCAGCACAGCGACCAGTAGAAATTACGCAATGGGATGGGGTGCTTGAGTTGCTGGATAGCCGTTTAGAAGATGACATTCTGCAATTGGGTAGCGGCATGCCAGACCTAACGCAGTCAACGTTAAAGCCACTCTGGAAAGCCTTTAGCCGTCAGGCGCAAAAGCAGGAGACGTATCTACTTAACTACGACAATCTTTATGGCGTCGTTGCACTGCGCGAACAAATTGCGCGCCTGTCAATTGATAGCGGTTGTCAGCTCACCGCTGAAGACATTGTCATTACGACGGGGTGTCATGAAGCTTTGTCGGTTTCAATTCGCGCTGTATGTGAGCCGGGCGACATCATTGCTGTTGAGTCGCCTTCGTTTCACGGCATTATGCAAACGCTGCGTGGTTTTGGTATTCGCGCCATCGAAATCCCTACCGATTCGGTGAGTGGAATTAGCCTTGAAGCATTAGAGCTGGCGTTTGAGCAATGGCCAATCAAAGCCGTTGTTGTCGTGCCCAATTGTAATAATCCGCTGGGTTTCATCATGCCCGAAAATCGTAAACGCGCCTTGCTGGCTTTAGCGCAGCGTTTTGATGCTGCGGTCATTGAGGATGACGTGTACGGCGAGCTCGCATGGGAATATCCACGTCCATCCACCATCAAATCTTTGGATATGGATGGCCGCGTTTTGCTGTGCAGCTCATTCTCCAAAACACTGGCACCGGGTCTGCGTGTTGGTTGGGTTGCACCGGGTCGTTATCGCGATCGAGTATTACATATGAAATATATCGTCACCGGTTCTACTGCAACCCAGCCGCAGCATGCAGTGGCCGATTTCATTCGGCAGGGACATTATTTACCGCATCTGCGTCGTATGCGGCAGCTCTATCAGCGCAACTATGAAACTTTTAATTGCTGGGTGCGTCACTATTTCCCGTGTGGAATCTGTGTATCACGTCCACAAGGTGGCTTCCTGATGTGGGTCGAATTGCCAGAGGCATTTGATGCTGTTCGCCTTAATCGTGAACTGCGTGAATCACATATCCAAATTGCTGTCGGTTCGCTGTTTTCCGCGTCGGGTAAATATCGTAATTGCCTGCGGCTGAATTATGGACTGCCGTTAACGGACAAAACGGAGCAGGCATTGATGCTGGTGGGCAAGGCAATAGAACGTGCTATGGCAACCTGTGCGCACGAAACTACTCAAGAGCAACAAATCGAAATCCTTGCAGCTAAGTAG
- a CDS encoding DUF1127 domain-containing protein: MGYEENRAAKPFSGTPLLLIRVLWHSFKNWQLRRETRIILSRLSDTQLKDIGISRDEWNKLN; the protein is encoded by the coding sequence ATGGGATATGAAGAGAATCGAGCAGCGAAACCTTTTTCAGGGACCCCACTCCTTTTGATACGCGTTTTATGGCATAGCTTTAAAAATTGGCAGCTGCGCCGCGAAACGCGAATAATATTGTCGAGGCTGAGTGATACTCAGTTGAAAGATATTGGTATCAGCCGCGATGAATGGAACAAGTTAAATTAA